A single Plasmodium yoelii strain 17X genome assembly, chromosome: 10 DNA region contains:
- a CDS encoding ribosomal protein S27a, putative — translation MKILINIPYDGSLCIESSDVNTIKNVKEQISELKGIPCDSQKLYKNGRLLEDEDLIEVDQCEYEYTIDLNFSLLGGGKKKKKKVYKKPKKEKHKKKKVKLAILKFYKVGDDGKVFRLKKQCNNCAPGTLMASHFNRDYCGRCHLTIMKK, via the exons atgaaaatattaataaacatTCCTTATGATGGCTCTTTATGTATTGAGTCATCCGATGTTAATaccataaaaaatgtaaaagaaCAAATATCTGAATTAAAAG GTATTCCCTGTGATTCTCagaaattatacaaaaacgGACGTCTATTGGAAGACGAAGATTTGATTGAAGTTGACCAATGTGAATAT gAATACACCATAGATTTAAATTTCAGTTTACTTGGTGGtggtaaaaaaaagaagaagaaaGTTTACAAAAAAcccaaaaaagaaaaacataagaaaaaaaaagtaaaattagCAATATTGAAATTTTACAAAGTCGGAGATGATGGAAAAGTATTTAGACTAAAAAAACAATGCAACAATTGTGCCCCCGGAACATTAATGGCTTCTCATTTTAATAGAGATTACTGTGGAAGATGCCACTTAAccattatgaaaaaataa
- a CDS encoding zinc finger protein, putative: protein MTEYWVSSKKHYCETCNCWLSGHKVNIKNHEKSARHIENFRRVLNESYKRKEEETKEKKFIEQELKKLENIEKQFRSNLNNNGGNSINPSSNIGAPKSNLSKVYNNSKAINNNNKIHNRSFNRNYTSSNSNNLNAAGGYSSNYNASNTNTWILMVHECTGCLIFFNILTNEVSYEKPQNFVYGNIQATEKFTAENGWFKYFDYNSYNNYYYNIYKQLSIWEYSEKTISNLANFIKICNQNAGVNTNIVNHTECFENTSAITTSNGNDFSGLNNNDPQVNNYEPNNENVSNILGEDLVDKEKGEKKVSIAVKPIIENKKKKEWNDNNLSNDINNKTSNIEINQMFQYDFHDERVSKHGENCMKNDEKKKNLNGKNEMETENNNEIDIDKNVKATNEDIPNTLEQNDESSKPGMWEVVENDEIKTIPEENIEKIFYKIKTKEELENEQIKEIEDNIEKEYSNFNEFYVKKKQLENKELYLNQEFKFVNKPIYKKAIDKNDNKKVNFAKRNIKPKQAKKKIT from the coding sequence ATGACAGAATATTGGGTAAGTTCAAAAAAACATTATTGTGAGACGTGTAATTGCTGGCTGTCAGGACATaaagtaaatataaaaaatcatGAAAAAAGTGCAAGACATATTGAAAACTTCAGAAGGGTGCTTAATGAAtcatataaaagaaaagaagaagaaacaaaagaaaaaaaatttattgaGCAAGAGTTAAAAAAGTtagaaaatattgaaaaacaATTTCGttcaaatttaaataataatgggGGGAATTCGATTAATCCGAGTAGTAATATAGGCGCGCCAAAGTCTAATTTAAgtaaagtatataataatagtaaagctattaataataataataaaatacataataGAAGTTTCAATAGGAATTATACAAGTAGCAAtagtaataatttaaatgcgGCTGGGGGGTATAGCAGTAATTATAATGCTAGTAACACAAATACATGGATATTAATGGTACATGAGTGTACAGGAtgtttgatattttttaatatattaacaaatgaAGTGAGTTATGAAAAGCCACAAAATTTTGTTTATGGAAATATACAAGCAACTGAAAAGTTTACTGCTGAAAATGGATGgtttaaatattttgattataattcatataataattattattataacatatataaacaattaaGTATATGGGAATATTCAGAGAAAACGATAagtaatttagctaattttataaaaatttgcaACCAAAATGCAGGAGTAAATACAAATATAGTTAATCACACAGAATGTTTTGAAAATACCTCTGCTATTACTACTAGTAATGGAAATGATTTTAGTggattaaataataatgatccACAAGTTAATAATTATGAACCAAATAACGAAAATGTATCAAACATTTTAGGAGAAGATTTGGTTGATAAGGAGAAGGGTGAGAAAAAAGTATCGATTGCGGTAAAACCAATTAttgaaaacaaaaaaaaaaaagaatggaatgataataatttatcaaatgatattaataataaaacaagtAATATAGAAATAAACCAAATGTTTCAGTATGACTTTCACGATGAAAGGGTTAGCAAACATGGTGAAAATTGTAtgaaaaatgatgaaaaaaagaaaaatttaaatggaaaaaatgagATGGAaacagaaaataataatgaaatagaTATTGACAAAAATGTAAAAGCTACAAATGAAGATATACCAAACACATTGGAACAAAATGATGAAAGTTCAAAACCAGGTATGTGGGAAGTTGTTGAAAACGATGAAATCAAAACAATTCCAGaagaaaatattgaaaagattttttataaaattaaaacaaaagaagAATTAGAAAATGAACAAATCAAAGAAATTGAAGAcaatatagaaaaagaaTATTCTAACTTTAACGAGttttatgttaaaaaaaaacaattagaAAACAaagaattatatttaaacCAAGAATTTAAATTTGTAAACAAacctatatataaaaaagctattgataaaaatgacaACAAGAAGGTCAATTTTGCCAAAAGGAATATTAAACCAAAACaagccaaaaaaaaaattacataa
- a CDS encoding 26S proteasome regulatory subunit RPN6, putative yields the protein MEAFEEIENAYKEIEDEIIKSVDSLCDGNYLKIKDEVIMPHMSDSLIEKIIILNRHINDNSNPEEFEKKVTNEKVMQINDKLIYLLCDYYINKKDIDNLINFTTSNENYFSVLPQAKTAKLIRNIVEKISKKIRNISTLYLIFKKYMNWAYEKKRNFLRCRIEVKIIILFILKQKYKTALSLIERLLKEVKKVDDKALLLELYIVETKIYMLLKNSTKMKASLTFAKNIANTINTAIYINSEIDLLSGILYIYEKDYRSAYIYLYECYETLYTYIYNSQNNTLDFLSKKHNDFYSVIIHNIINTSTISSQNRTKSISQISPFLLSFYTFYEYYDSSNSLLNVDEMNLLSNNVNLIYSDIICKISSSYQELDEEKIYCITNPIELNYELIKNLTIDNYGNLLELTSSNVGNIRENNDNKNPIFIFPENNNINGNFGLNLNIENLKLIVPLKYMLLCKILEENNRKDINTILCENNKLNYIPNKEIQILLDISKCYENRTLDIFENVIKYNIFLINIDKVIYNYLKELYELLLEKNILKIIEAYSCIDLNYIGQKLNLDINKIISKLSEMILDKKLNGTLDQNAGILILYDDMPDTKMYQNVLEIINNLTESVDILYQKAQLTI from the coding sequence atggaAGCTTTTGAAGAGATAGAAAATGCTTATAAAGAAATAGAagatgaaataataaaaagtgtTGATTCATTATGCGATGGtaattatttgaaaataaaagatgAGGTAATTATGCCACATATGAGTGATAGTTTGATTGAGAAAATCATAATATTGAACAGAcatattaatgataataGTAACCCAGAggaatttgaaaaaaaagtaaCGAATGAAAAGGTTATGCAGataaatgataaattaatatatttattgtgtGATTATtacattaataaaaaagatattGATAACttaattaattttacaaCAAGTAATGAGAATTATTTTAGTGTATTACCACAAGCTAAAACAGCAAAATTAATAAGAAACATAGTTGAAAAAATATCCAAAAAGATACGTAATATTAGCACTTTATacttaatatttaaaaagtaTATGAATTGGGCATATGAGAAAAAAAGGAATTTTCTACGATGCCGTATCGAAGTAaagataattatattatttatattaaaacaaaaatataaaacagcaTTAAGTTTAATTGAAAGATTATTAAAAGAAGTAAAGAAGGTGGATGATAAAGCATTGTTACTTGAGTTATATATTGTAGAaaccaaaatatatatgttactTAAAAATTCTACAAAAATGAAAGCTTCATTAACATTTGCTAAGAATATAGCTAATACAATAAATACtgctatatatattaatagtgAAATAGATTTGTTATCtggaatattatatatatatgaaaaggATTATAGAagtgcatatatttatttatacgaATGTTATGAAactttatatacatatatatataatagtcAGAATAACACTCTCGATTTTTTAAGTAAAAAACATAACGATTTTTATTCAgttattatacataatattattaatactaGTACAATATCTTCTCAAAATAGAACTAAAAGTATAAGCCAGATTAGTCCATTTCTATTAtcattttatacattttatgaatattatGACAGTAGTAACAGTTTGTTAAATGTCGATGAAATGAATCTATTGTCGAATAAtgttaatttaatatatagtgatattatatgtaaaatTAGTTCAAGTTATCAAGAGCttgatgaagaaaaaatttATTGTATAACTAACCCAATTGAGTTAAACTATgaattgataaaaaatttgaCAATAGATAATTATGGAAACTTGCTGGAATTGACTTCTTCCAATGTTGGTAATATTCgcgaaaataatgataataagaatcctattttcattttccctgaaaataacaatataaatggTAATTTTGGCTTAAATTTAAACATCGAAAATTTAAAACTTATTGTACCTTTGAAATATATGCTACTTTGCAAAATAttggaagaaaataatagaaaagaCATAAACACCATTTTATGTGAAaacaataaattaaattatataccaAATAAAGAGatacaaatattattagatatatctaaATGTTATGAAAATAGAACATTAGACATATTtgaaaatgtaataaaatacaatatTTTCCTTATCAACATAGATAaagttatatataattacttAAAAGAGTTATACGAATTGTtgttagaaaaaaatatattaaaaattattgaaGCATATAGTTGCATTGATTTAAACTATATAGGTCAAAAGTTAAACctagatataaataaaattatctcAAAATTGTCAGAAATGATAttagataaaaaattaaatggcACACTAGATCAGAATGCTGGTATTCTCATCTTGTATGACGATATGCCAGATACAAAAATGTATCAAAATGTTttagaaataataaacaacTTAACCGAGTCAGTCGACATATTATATCAAAAGGCTCAATTGACCATATGA
- a CDS encoding cytochrome c oxidase subunit ApiCOX19, putative, which translates to MTSGLFNLSTKKLAGNHIYLGKWHDFNQWKYIAPTNLLNIIRPVEKTKAITPILDKNPGDILSYLNNSYHGKIITIDDLNSEGKKTNKIRGSGFHGPERTDIFRLTLYNRLKQKQPQRIVPSIEHLRDANKLEVSIVWFLWSFVIFYSSMCIYGSNYIIKNKSSSFPWMPKRTDGSKGEGPMFWFLE; encoded by the coding sequence ATGACATCCGGATTGTTTAATTTATCGACAAAGAAGTTAGCAGGAAATCACATATATTTAGGAAAATGGCATGATTTTAACCAATGGAAATACATTGCACCTAcgaatttattaaatattataagaCCTGTTGAAAAAACCAAAGCTATAACCCCAATTTTAGATAAAAATCCAGGTGATATATTAAGTTATTTAAACAATTCATACCATgggaaaataataacaatagatgATTTAAATAGTGAAggtaaaaaaacaaataaaataagagGATCTGGTTTTCATGGTCCTGAAAGAACAGATATTTTTAGATTAACTTTGTATAATAgattaaaacaaaaacaacCTCAAAGGATTGTACCAAGTATTGAGCATTTACGGGATGCTAACAAATTAGAAGTATCCATTGTTTGGTTCTTATGGtcatttgttatattttattcttctatgtgtatatatggaagtaattatattatcaaaaataaatcaagTTCATTCCCATGGATGCCTAAAAGAACCGATGGGTCTAAGGGAGAAGGACCAATGTTTTGGTTTCTTGAGTAG